One Kallotenue papyrolyticum genomic window carries:
- a CDS encoding GH1 family beta-glucosidase, whose product MPDLVFPSNFIWGVATSAYQIEGAAQEDGRGESIWDRFCQQPGAIEDGSSGAVACDHYHRWREDIELMRELGVQAYRFSIAWPRILPQGFGRVNRAGIDFYQRLVDRLLEVGITPFVTLYHWDLPQTLQERGGWTARLAAEAFLEYAEVVSRHLGDRVKHWITINEPWCASLLSYQIGRHAPGYRNWYAALSASHHLLVAHGLAVPVIRSNSRGAEVGITLNLKPCYPASPSAADRDACRHFDGSFNRWFLDPLFGRRYPADIVADYQTAGYLPAGDLPFVQDQDYATIAVRTDFLGVNYYDRAVLRNTRIPEVQNEPRTVWLAPESEWTAMGWEVYPQGLFDLLARLHFEYQPPKLYITENGASYRDELDGRGEINDQQRIVFLRDHFAAAHRALTLGVPLVGYFVWSLLDNFEWDRGYTQRFGIVYVDYATQQRLPKRSAHWYREVIRTNAVPLDAVASPLSS is encoded by the coding sequence ATGCCAGACCTGGTCTTTCCAAGCAACTTCATCTGGGGCGTTGCCACCTCGGCGTACCAGATCGAGGGCGCGGCGCAGGAAGATGGCCGTGGCGAGTCGATCTGGGATCGCTTCTGCCAGCAACCCGGCGCGATCGAGGACGGCAGCAGCGGTGCGGTTGCCTGCGACCACTACCACCGCTGGCGCGAGGATATTGAGCTCATGCGCGAGCTGGGCGTGCAGGCCTACCGCTTCTCGATCGCCTGGCCGCGCATTCTGCCCCAAGGCTTCGGCCGTGTCAATCGCGCCGGGATCGATTTCTACCAGCGCCTGGTGGATCGCCTGCTGGAGGTCGGCATCACACCCTTTGTGACGCTCTACCACTGGGATCTGCCCCAAACGCTCCAGGAGCGCGGCGGTTGGACGGCGCGCCTGGCCGCCGAGGCCTTTCTGGAGTATGCCGAAGTGGTGAGCCGCCACCTCGGCGATCGCGTCAAGCACTGGATCACGATCAACGAACCCTGGTGCGCCAGCCTGCTGAGCTATCAGATCGGTCGCCACGCGCCCGGCTATCGCAACTGGTATGCGGCGCTGAGCGCCAGCCACCATCTGCTGGTCGCGCACGGCCTGGCCGTGCCGGTGATCCGCAGCAACAGCCGCGGCGCCGAGGTTGGCATTACGCTTAATCTCAAGCCCTGCTATCCGGCCTCGCCCAGCGCTGCCGATCGTGACGCCTGCCGCCATTTCGACGGTTCGTTCAACCGCTGGTTCCTGGACCCGCTCTTCGGGCGGCGCTATCCCGCCGATATTGTGGCCGACTACCAGACGGCCGGCTATCTCCCCGCCGGCGATTTGCCCTTTGTCCAGGATCAGGACTACGCCACGATCGCTGTGCGGACGGATTTTCTGGGCGTCAACTACTACGACCGCGCGGTGCTGCGCAACACGCGCATCCCTGAAGTGCAGAACGAACCACGCACGGTCTGGCTGGCGCCTGAGAGCGAGTGGACCGCGATGGGCTGGGAGGTGTACCCCCAGGGCTTGTTCGATCTGCTGGCACGCCTGCACTTCGAATACCAGCCCCCCAAACTGTACATCACCGAAAACGGCGCCAGCTACCGCGATGAGCTCGACGGCAGGGGCGAGATCAACGACCAGCAGCGCATCGTCTTTTTGCGCGATCACTTTGCGGCTGCCCACCGCGCCCTGACACTGGGCGTACCGCTGGTCGGCTACTTTGTCTGGTCGCTGCTGGATAACTTCGAGTGGGACCGCGGCTATACCCAGCGCTTCGGCATCGTCTACGTCGACTACGCCACCCAGCAGCGCCTGCCCAAGCGCAGCGCCCATTGGTACCGCGAGGTGATCCGTACCAATGCCGTACCGCTTGACGCTGTCGCCAGTCCGCTATCGTCGTAA
- a CDS encoding tetratricopeptide repeat protein codes for MPAKQTTLLLIGREDGVFGLAYRVLKAQGYRIERASDLATAFQMLDHVLPELVLCDFGLFPNPSLCQRLRERSGAAVIACIPAQQRGLIPALVEQGVDDLLLAPFYEEELLARVTLALARRSGAQTAQVPLRHVQVGSLTIDLDLHLVRRHGQPVPMSRIDWALLELLVRNAGKVVPYRMLLQEVWGPAYRDEINYLRTYINRLRNKLEDDPTQPRYLLTEPRIGYRFVALTPEPSSESYDSDLPSVADSRPRLPIAATTFVGRATELAQILALLRQPLVRLVTLFGPGGVGKTRLALQVAHQAPALWPGGAVFVPLAPLRDPQMLLPTIAQALQLKVTHEQRVLEQLVAALQGKHCLLILDNFEHLIQATPQVGELLEAIDDLRVLVTSRRMLHLSGEQVYPVTTLPIPEDERLVTPAMLQEVPSVALFVDRARAVNPSLTLTPDNAPVIAAICRRLEGLPLAIELAAARTRLLSPAQLLERLDQQLDLLVSQQWDLPERHQTLRNTVKWSYDLLSPLAQQTFARLAVFADGATLPAIQAVCFEAEQGHRDVETLTELIEASLVQRELSDDDQPRLSMLAVIHDYARELLDAEELGRLQERHAAFYLALAEQAQPYLQGPQQRRWLARLERERANLRAACAWTLAQGHTDLSLRFIAALWQWWHVRGDTADVRPWVDQLLRQTPPQNSPVYAQALYGAGWLAYDQRDIAQAEVYLRHSLELFRRLNQMPWIAEALRGLGELALQRGDYLAAQAALDESLSLSTQLGSLLGQAWSLNQLGRVALEQGASRRAETLLKRSLALFQIEGEQSGQAWALHTLGRLALDQGDAGSALTYLEQGLALFRELGDSDGIAWSLHNLGRAALEQGQLEQAATLLEQSRALFQRTGNLAGAAWTIYSLGRIAVMRDQLAQAQQWFEISLHAFRRSGERRGEEWAAYQLRCLAFSETDEDTDQPHSRAQRIVDDAPASAYPPVPR; via the coding sequence ATGCCCGCCAAACAAACCACGCTGCTCTTGATCGGTCGGGAGGATGGCGTTTTTGGCCTGGCGTACCGCGTCCTGAAAGCGCAGGGCTACCGCATCGAACGCGCCAGCGACCTCGCCACTGCCTTCCAGATGCTCGATCACGTCCTGCCGGAGCTTGTGCTCTGCGACTTCGGACTGTTCCCGAACCCCAGCCTATGTCAGCGCCTGCGCGAGCGCAGTGGCGCCGCAGTGATCGCCTGCATCCCGGCGCAACAGCGTGGATTGATCCCCGCCCTCGTCGAACAGGGCGTGGATGATCTGCTGCTCGCGCCCTTCTATGAAGAAGAGCTACTGGCGCGAGTCACGCTGGCACTGGCCAGGCGCAGCGGTGCGCAAACCGCTCAGGTGCCGCTACGGCATGTGCAGGTTGGCAGTCTGACGATCGATCTGGACCTGCACCTTGTCCGGCGCCATGGACAGCCCGTGCCGATGAGCCGCATCGACTGGGCCTTGCTAGAGCTGTTGGTGCGCAATGCCGGCAAGGTGGTGCCCTACCGCATGCTGCTGCAGGAGGTGTGGGGACCGGCCTACCGCGACGAGATCAACTATCTGCGCACCTACATCAATCGCCTGCGCAACAAGCTGGAAGACGATCCAACCCAGCCGCGCTATCTGTTGACCGAGCCACGCATCGGCTACCGTTTTGTCGCCCTGACCCCGGAGCCGAGCAGCGAAAGCTATGACTCTGATCTCCCGTCTGTGGCCGACAGCCGCCCGCGCCTGCCGATCGCCGCCACAACCTTTGTCGGACGCGCCACCGAGCTGGCTCAAATCCTGGCTCTGTTACGCCAGCCCCTGGTGCGGCTGGTCACCTTGTTCGGTCCCGGCGGCGTCGGCAAGACCCGCCTCGCGCTGCAGGTCGCCCATCAGGCGCCCGCCCTCTGGCCAGGTGGCGCGGTGTTCGTGCCGTTGGCGCCGCTGCGCGATCCTCAGATGCTGCTGCCCACCATTGCGCAAGCGCTGCAGCTCAAGGTCACTCATGAACAGCGCGTTCTGGAACAACTGGTCGCCGCCTTGCAGGGCAAGCACTGTCTGCTGATTCTGGATAACTTCGAGCACCTCATCCAGGCGACGCCCCAGGTCGGCGAACTGCTGGAGGCGATCGATGATCTGCGCGTGCTGGTCACCAGTCGGCGCATGTTGCATTTGAGCGGCGAGCAGGTCTATCCGGTAACGACGCTGCCGATACCGGAGGATGAACGCCTGGTGACGCCGGCCATGCTCCAGGAGGTGCCTTCAGTGGCATTGTTCGTCGATCGCGCGCGGGCCGTCAATCCCTCGCTGACGCTCACGCCCGACAACGCCCCCGTGATCGCGGCGATCTGCCGTCGCCTGGAAGGGCTGCCCCTGGCGATCGAACTGGCAGCCGCGCGCACGCGCCTGCTCTCGCCGGCCCAACTGCTGGAACGCCTCGACCAGCAGCTTGATCTGCTGGTGAGTCAGCAGTGGGACCTGCCCGAACGCCACCAGACGCTGCGCAACACGGTCAAGTGGAGTTACGATCTCCTTTCGCCCCTGGCCCAACAGACCTTTGCGCGCCTGGCGGTCTTCGCCGATGGTGCAACGCTGCCCGCCATTCAGGCCGTGTGTTTCGAGGCTGAACAGGGCCACCGCGATGTGGAGACGCTGACCGAGCTGATTGAGGCGAGCCTGGTCCAGCGCGAGCTCAGCGATGATGACCAGCCGCGCCTGAGCATGCTCGCGGTGATCCATGACTATGCCCGCGAACTGCTCGACGCGGAGGAGCTGGGCCGCCTCCAGGAGCGGCATGCCGCCTTCTACCTCGCGCTGGCAGAACAGGCGCAACCGTATCTGCAGGGGCCGCAGCAACGGCGCTGGCTGGCCCGGCTTGAGCGCGAGCGCGCCAATCTGCGCGCTGCCTGCGCCTGGACGCTTGCCCAGGGTCACACCGATCTAAGCCTGCGCTTCATCGCGGCATTATGGCAGTGGTGGCATGTGCGCGGCGACACCGCCGACGTCCGCCCTTGGGTGGATCAGCTGTTGCGCCAGACGCCACCCCAGAACAGCCCCGTCTATGCGCAGGCGCTCTACGGCGCCGGCTGGCTAGCCTACGATCAGCGCGATATTGCCCAAGCCGAGGTCTACCTGCGCCATAGCCTGGAGTTATTTCGCCGCTTGAACCAGATGCCCTGGATCGCCGAGGCGTTGCGGGGTCTGGGCGAACTGGCCCTCCAACGGGGCGACTACCTGGCTGCTCAAGCAGCGCTGGATGAGAGCCTCAGCCTGAGCACGCAGCTCGGGAGCCTCCTCGGCCAGGCCTGGTCGCTCAACCAGTTGGGACGCGTCGCCCTGGAGCAGGGCGCGAGCCGCCGTGCCGAGACCTTGCTCAAGCGCAGTCTGGCGCTGTTTCAGATCGAGGGCGAGCAGAGCGGGCAGGCCTGGGCCCTCCATACCTTGGGCCGTCTGGCGCTGGACCAGGGCGATGCCGGGAGCGCGCTGACCTATCTGGAGCAAGGGCTGGCACTCTTCCGCGAGCTGGGCGATAGTGACGGCATCGCCTGGTCGCTCCACAATCTGGGACGCGCCGCGCTGGAACAAGGGCAGCTCGAGCAGGCAGCGACGCTCCTCGAGCAGAGCCGGGCGCTGTTTCAGCGCACCGGCAACCTGGCGGGCGCGGCGTGGACGATCTACAGCCTGGGCCGCATTGCGGTGATGCGCGATCAACTTGCGCAAGCGCAACAGTGGTTCGAGATCAGTCTGCACGCCTTCCGCCGCAGCGGCGAGCGCCGCGGCGAGGAGTGGGCCGCCTACCAACTGCGCTGCCTGGCCTTCTCCGAAACGGACGAGGACACGGACCAGCCGCACAGCCGGGCCCAGCGCATTGTCGACGACGCGCCGGCATCGGCTTATCCCCCTGTCCCGCGCTGA